Proteins from a single region of Hordeum vulgare subsp. vulgare chromosome 6H, MorexV3_pseudomolecules_assembly, whole genome shotgun sequence:
- the LOC123401409 gene encoding cation/H(+) antiporter 15-like, with protein MTTQPAVSDPLVDLWEHLVSPNRTHLSCFYPSKITMSGIWTGDNPLDFSLPLILFQMLLITFTTRAATLLLSPLGLPRYISEILGGFVLGPSVLGRLPHFTDIVFPARSIFILDSMALLGLVYYTFTIGVEIEVPTITRAGFRSFWFAGASALLPFLIGAATGYIALSTDDARQNADFLNRLSFPIFLGSTFASTAFSVLARNIAELKLAGTDVGQITLSTALINDTLAWTGLTVATALLYAEGGGLLPSVWTLLSGLVIFGVSVLLVRPALLRLAQRATTEGEVVGEDRECAVLVGVMVAALVADAGGTHVIFGAFVFGLAVPNGPVGVELVEKVEDYVVGTLLPLFFAMSGLRTDTSKVTSMEAAVLLMSAAMGASVLKVVACIGVAVGFGMPLHDGTSIGLLLNTKGIIELVILNIARNKKIMSDQSFTVLVFMSALITALVSPLLTMVVKPARRLVFYKRRTVAWPQPDAEIRVLACVHMPRDAPAAITLVDVLSPSRRSPVAVHALHLIEFAGRASALLLINASAPASSSSDVSDQGRSHVEMQFKHIAHAFMAYVDNHAAGGVMARTMAAVSPYASMHEDITAAAEDQHSALIVLPFHKHRSVDGGMEVSHPAIQSLNASVQSCSPCTVAILVDRGFGSGVTVPGGAGGCRVAALFFGGRDDREVVALATRMARNPAVDLTVMRFVQKGRAGSMTSSEFDALKERKADDGCMREFLDRANSGGAGVEYCERGVFNANEMVAEIRNVEAAGKDLFLVSKTPGASALTAGMSDWSECPELGPIGDLLVSKDFQTKASVLVVQSYGRAPASASAAATTSSEFAVGEAVLPALEPAVSAQEAGMRTGHPPRRPRQQADFML; from the exons ATGGGAGCACCTGGTGTCGCCCAACAGGACGCACCTCTCCTGCTTCTACCCGAGCAAGATCACCATGAGCGGCATCTGGACCGGCGACAACCCTCTCGACTTCTCCCTCCCGCTCATCCTCTTCCAGATGCTGCTCATCACCTTCACCACCCGCGCCGCCACCCTCCTCCTCTCCCCGCTCGGCCTCCCCCGCTACATCTCGGAGATACTC GGCGGCTTCGTTCTCGGGCCCTCGGTGCTGGGCCGGCTCCCgcacttcaccgacatcgtcttcCCCGCGCGCAGCATCTTCATCCTCGACTCCATGGCCCTCCTCGGCCTCGTCTACTACACCTTCACCATCGGCGTCGAGATCGAGGTCCCCACCATCACCCGTGCCGGCTTCCGGAGCTTCTGGTTCGCCGGTGCGTCAGCACTCCTGCCTTTCCTCATCGGCGCCGCGACCGGCTACATCGCCCTCAGCACCGACGATGCCCGTCAGAATGCTGACTTCCTCAACAGACTCTCCTTTCCCATCTTCCTCGGGTCCACCTTCGCCTCCACCGCCTTCTCCGTGCTCGCCCGCAACATCGCCGAGCTCAAGCTCGCCGGCACCGACGTCGGCCAGATCACGCTCTCCACCGCCCTCATCAACGACACTCTCGCGTGGACCGGGCTCACCGTCGCCACGGCGCTCTTGTACGCGGAGGGCGGTGGGTTGCTCCCATCCGTGTGGACGCTCCTGTCGGGGCTTGTCATCTTCGGCGTGAGTGTCCTCCTGGTCCGGCCCGCGCTCTTGCGGCTGGCGCAACGCGCAACCACCGAGGGGGAGGTAGTCGGCGAGGATCGGGAGTGCGCCGTGCTTGTGGGCGTCATGGTGGCAGCTCTCGTGGCGGACGCCGGGGGCACACACGTCATCTTTGGGGCCTTCGTATTCGGGCTCGCCGTGCCCAACGGGCCCGTCGGTGTGGAGCTTGTGGAGAAGGTGGAGGACTACGTGGTGGGGACGCTACTCCCGCTCTTCTTCGCCATGTCCGGCCTCCGCACGGACACCTCCAAAGTTACTAGCATGGAGGCCGCTGTGCTGCTGATGAGCGCTGCCATGGGCGCGTCGGTGTTGAAGGTGGTCGCTTGCATCGGTGTGGCCGTGGGGTTCGGCATGCCACTGCACGACGGCACGTCCATTGGGCTCCTGCTCAACACCAAGGGGATCATCGAGCTCGTCATCCTCAACATTGCAAGAAACAAAAAG ATCATGAGTGACCAATCGTTCACGGTGCTGGTGTTCATGTCGGCGCTGATCACGGCGCTGGTGAGCCCGTTGCTGACCATGGTTGTGAAGCCGGCACGCCGGCTTGTCTTCTACAAGCGGCGCACCGTGGCGTGGCCGCAGCCGGACGCTGAGATCCGCGTGCTCGCTTGCGTGCACATGCCCCGCGACGCCCCCGCGGCCATCACGCTGGTCGACGTCCTGTCGCCCTCGCGGCGCTCGCCCGTCGCCGTGCACGCCCTTCACCTCATCGAGTTCGCCGGCCGCGCCTCGGCTCTCCTCTTGATCAACGCCTCTGCCCCAGCCTCCTCTTCCTCTGATGTTTCGGACCAGGGCCGGAGCCACGTGGAGATGCAGTTCAAGCACATCGCCCACGCCTTCATGGCTTACGTGGACAACCACGCGGCAGGCGGCGTCATGGCGCGCACCATGGCTGCCGTGTCGCCGTACGCGTCCATGCACGAGGATATCACCGCCGCTGCCGAGGACCAGCACTCGGCGCTCATCGTGCTCCCATTCCACAAGCACCGGTCGGTGGACGGAGGCATGGAGGTGTCCCACCCGGCGATCCAGTCGCTGAACGCCAGCGTGCAGTCCTGCTCGCCATGCACGGTGGCCATTCTCGTCGACCGAGGCTTCGGCAGCGGCGTCACCGTGCCGGGCGGAGCCGGCGGGTGCCGCGTGGCGGCGCTCTTCTTCGGCGGGCGCGACGACCGCGAGGTGGTGGCCCTGGCCACACGCATGGCGCGCAACCCGGCCGTCGACCTCACCGTGATGCGCTTCGTCCAGAAGGGCAGGGCCGGCAGCATGACGTCGAGCGAGTTCGACGCTCTCAAGGAGCGCAAGGCCGACGACGGGTGCATGCGGGAGTTCCTTGACCGAGCTAACAGTGGCGGCGCCGGCGTGGAGTACTGCGAGAGGGGGGTGTTCAACGCCAACGAGATGGTGGCGGAGATACGGAACGTGGAGGCGGCTGGGAAGGACCTTTTCCTGGTGAGCAAGACGCCGGGGGCGTCGGCACTGACGGCGGGGATGTCGGACTGGAGCGAGTGCCCGGAGCTGGGGCCGATCGGGGACCTGCTCGTGTCCAAGGACTTCCAGACGAAGGCGTCCGTGCTGGTGGTGCAGTCCTACGGGAGGGCGCCGGCatcggcgtcggcggcggcgacgacgtctTCCGAATTTGCTGTCGGCGAGGCCGTCTTGCCGGCACTAGAGCCCGCCGTGTCGGCGCAGGAGGCCGGCATGAGGACGGGGCACCCGCCAAGGCGCCCACGACAACAAGCTGACTTTATGCTTTGA